CTTGGGAAACCTTGGTGAAGTCAGCCAATGACAAACTCAAAAAATCATGGTCAGGATCATTAACAGAATCGTACCTAGACCTTTTGGGAGATTCATACATTCTCCCAAAAGAAGTAGGACAAACAGCCTCAACTTGAGAACTACTCCATCTAATGTTGTGTGACGGATCCAAAGGGAAATCTAAAGAAGAGGCCAAGGGTGGATATGATATTTTAGTGAAATTTAAAGTGGATTGGCATTGTTTATCTGTCTCACCAATTGGAAGAATTGCTACCTTGCCAAATTGTATTCCACCAAGTGGCTTTATCAGATCCCTCGCATTCTGTTCTGGTGATTTACAGGCTCCAAATAAAGTAGTACCCTTATGCAAAACATTTTGAGGAGAATTAGCATATCCAATTCTCAGATCAGTTGAGCAAGCATCAGCAGCATTAGCTACTCCTGTCTGCTCGCTCAAAAAGACTGTTTCTGCATTATGAGCCTGTGCTGGATGCTTCTTGATCTCCAGGTTTTTCTTGTGAGTTGAGAAATCCGAAGATCCCTCACTTTGGTTATCCAGCACTAACCTACTTGGTAAATTCAAGTTCGATCTTTTCTTCACTGTGGAATTCCAATGATTTTTAATTGCATTATCAGTCCTGAGAGGGCACCATAAGGAAAAATAGATCAGGAAGGAGAACTAATCAAAGATATGTGCATATATGATACTTTCGTGAAAATCAATCAAACAGAATTCATCAAGTGTAGGCAAAAAACTCATTTTAGAGTAATCATGATAAATTAGGAATTTAACTTGTTAGAGACAAATTGACACAGGTGCCTGCAGCTATTAGCACAAAAGAACATCAATCCTCTGGATTAAAGAGGGTGCACATTGAATCCTTAAAAGTACAGTTACAGAACCTAGAATATCCAGACTTCTGAGGAGAGAAGCTATCGCACTATTACTACCTCTGAACCCATTTGGTTCTCCTAACTTGCTTGCCAAGGGTCAACCTGACTAATTTTCAAAGTCGGATTGGAGTCAGATTAATTgatcttttaaaaaatagaacttAACTTATTACTACAAGTTGAAAATTGTTGAAGAGTTCCACATCGGGTGAAAACGGGATGGTGGTCTCCTTATATTGCCTTGGTAATCCTCCactcatgagctagcttttggggtcaGAATTAGGCCCAAGATCCATTTATTTTACATGGCATCAGAGCAAAACTCATCCCTATTCTTGTTTCCTGATGTTAGGCCCCGATTTAAATTGCCCACGCTCCAGGTTGTCCAGTCCTAGGCATGAGGTAGAGTGTTTAAGAGCCCCACATAGAATGAAAAAGAGATGGCTGATCTTCATATATGGTGGTCTTGGGCAATCCTCCCCTCCTGAGCTAGATTTTGGGGTGGAGTTAGGCCCAAAATGATGCTTTTCAACAAAAATTTTTTCCATTTCAAACTGACAAATAAAATGCTAAGAAAGTTCCAGACATGGATAGTTTTGAACCTCaagaagtaaaagaaaaaacCATAGCGAGAGAAAAGGATTGAGAAGTCTCGATGGAAGTGAAACTGGAGAATAAGATGGAGAGAAGTAAAAGTGAAGGGAAAGCTGCATTTGCCTTCACTACAAAAATTATCTACTTATCTCCCTTGAACAAGCTCCAGTAGTGTCCAAGATTTTGATACACTCTGTAAGCAATGTACCAAGGCATCctaaaaaatcaaaaagttgTGTTTGATTTGGCATACAAGTTATATCACACTTTTACTAATGCCGACTTTTCAGCATCATGCACTCTAAATGCTCTGCCACTGGCATGAGAGGGTGATAGATTTTGCAGATTACTTGATCTACATTTTGGGAATGCACAAAGAATCTCTAAATCAGACATTGATAtacataatagaagaaatagaTTTTCTAGAATACCTTCCGGGCAGAAACCTCGCAATTTTAGCCCACTTGTTCCCATATATTTGGTGATAGTGGCATAGGACCGATTCCTCCTGTTCAGTCCAGGCATCTCTTTTTATTGTTGGATCAAGATGGTTGTGCCACCTGTGACATTCATGGATGATCTCACAACATTAGTGTACATAGCAGACTAAAACAAGTATATCACTTGCAAAAATAAACcaatgtcaatttttttttcaataggAACAGAACATGGGGATGTGGATCTCCTTTTAGGCTTTAACAACAAAATTCAACAAAGTATTCACCAGTAAATTGCAACCAAATATTTAGATGGCTTCCAGTTGCCATGCTTTTACTTATTCACCTACAAAAAAAATCTGCCTATGTGCAAAACATAGCCAGTCTGAATCCTTATAAAGAAGGGTTGTGCGTCAAATTATGgattatggatttttcatataGCCAACCCCTACTACTTTGGAATGGAGCATAGTTGATTGATTGCTTTGAAAAGATGAACACAATATCAAACAATAGATAACAGGAAATACAGTGCTCCTATAAACAAGCAGGACCTGCACATGACATTAAAATCCAGTAGGGCTAAGTGAAAATAAGACAAAAAGATAAGATTCATGCATAACACAAGAGAAAAGTGAGACAAAATGAGTTCTCAAGGCAAGGAAAAACTCTGTAAGCAAACTAACTATAGATGTTCCAGGAAGTCTTTAAAAAGTTCTGTGTTTATGAGCATGTAAACTAGTCGGAGGTATAGATACAAACTGTTGCATAGCAACAAATTTAGGCGGAGTTGGAAACTGACCTTTCCCGACATTGCTTGCCAATGCGACCAGGCAAAGACTTTGCAATAACGGACCACTTCTTACAGCCATATTTCTCAACTAACTCATTAATCAGGTCATCCTCCTGAAATTCGAAAAGGAACAAAATAGTTGCTTTTAATAATCAAAGTCTTGATATATGGAATATAACTCGTAGCAAACCAATGGTTGTAGAACTGTTTGGTACCTCCTTTGTCCACGGACCCTTTACAAGCTCAGGATTCAGAACCTTCTGCCAGCGATGCAAGCACTGCACATCAGTCCTTCCATTCAAGCACCCGGCTATAGAACAAAAAGAGAACACAATACAACCACACAAAATGTTCAGCAGACAAATTTTGCTCATAGATACAACAGTATAAGTTACTCGGTAAAATATCCAGGTATTCAAAAGATGGTAAACATTTTTACTGTACTGAAAAagatttaaaagaaaggtaGATCATAGAGGCTTCCTAATACTTTTCGCCTACCGAGTAATGGAAGATAATGAACTGTTTTCATGTATGCAACTTTTATACTGCCGATAGTTCGTTAAATCAATTTCAAACCAGGGCTGACGTATGTCGTTAATACTTTCAAGGTAAAAGAAGACAACTTAAGAGGCAGAAAATGCTGCAGAAGGAAGTGTTAGTGTTATAAGGTACTAAAACCACCCATACAGAAAGTTTACCACGTAAGCCATTTCTCTATTCTTTCCCCCACTACCATCTCCTGGAGCAGGAACCAAGTCATGAGGTGACTAGGAGCAAAAAGTAAAGGTCTTTGTGGTTAACCTAGCTGAAAAGTAACCTGATCCAAAAAACTAGCTGAAAAGTATAGAACGTGAAAGAATAAATGGTTTATTACCAATTCTTTTCCAGTTTCTTCCTTTGAACCTTTTCACCACTTCAGTCAACAGATTGTCCTGTGAAAGGAATAAAGAAGTCAGAAATTTCTAGATCCAAAGAAATGAGCCTATGGAAATAGTAAAAATGAGCAAATGAAACTGGAATTTTGACTAACAAAATCTATTTTTATCCTTTCCTTTGCTCAATTATACATCCTAAGCATCCACATGCATCAGAAACCAAAAGGAAAAAGGACATGACAACTCATACAGATAGTTCTATAAGTACCTAACTATCAACGGAGACACACTCTCATCACAAGGCTATTAAAATCATCACAGCACATACACAGAAAGCTTCGATAAAGAACTAATGCACTTGAAAATAAACCACATAGTATGTACAACAAGAGATCCAGTGACTAGCCTATTACCTCTTCTTCTGTCCAGCCTGCCTGAGAAGAACGTTTAGTTGGACCTGAGCTCCTTCGACAACTGGAACTGAAATAGGATTAAACAATTGAAGTGAAAACTAAAATTGCATCAATCAACcatctttttcaaaaaatttatttgaGGCCCAACTGCTCAATGAcagaaaaaaatcaaagtttTCAGCTTACCCAGGCTCGGAGGAGCATCTCGGAGTGCTAGCCTCATAACTGCTATCAGAGAaagatgaacatgaaatgaatcCACCAATGTCCAGAGTTGGAGCTTCCTCTTTAACGTGTATCATGATATTGCGGCCAAAGAATATCCTTAAACTGCAAAACAATTACGACGAGGAAGAAGTAAGAGTAAATTCTCGAATGCACAAgttaattaagaaaaaagagACAGTTATACAAATTAGAAACCACATTTAGACATGTTGGGCCCAACAATCAGCATAATGCTAGACTATCTTTATACTAGCTGTCAACTTATAACCCTCTTATTTTATCTAGACTTGGAAGTGGCAAGAGCTATTAGTTACACCTAATAAGAAAATGGAACTTCTTTCTCAAACAGATCATAAGAAGATTTAgacaagaaaaaaaacatatatcCTCAATCCTAAATGTTCAGGGCACCCAAACAAAAGTGTGGAAAGCATTTCCAACAATCCAGTAATACGATCAAATATATTGTAGCTCAGCAAGAGAAGGACAATACACATACGTGTGCTCCTCAGGAactaatcaatcaatcaactacacCTCGACCCCAAACTAGTAAAGATCTTCTATCAAGATCATCTGTATTCACTCAAGCTCAATTCCAATATAAATCAATTTGTTCATTTCATTTTTGTAGTGGCCAAACATATCTACTTTGTATATTTCAATTTCATGGATATCCCCAAAAGGACCTCCTCAAGAACtaataaaacacacaaaaatccaactttcaagcaaaaaaaaataaatcaaaattcaacACAAAGATCAAAACTTTGCACTAGAATTTTGCCAGCAATCGAACATGATCAGATTTTCACAACAAAGAGAATTATCACCTTAATAAACAACACAAATAAgcaaaaaacatttttttttcaaaaaacagAGCTTCAAAACATACAATAATGAACAAGACGTTCTGAAAAATGCAGAAA
The genomic region above belongs to Solanum dulcamara chromosome 5, daSolDulc1.2, whole genome shotgun sequence and contains:
- the LOC129890005 gene encoding uncharacterized protein LOC129890005, which translates into the protein MIHVKEEAPTLDIGGFISCSSFSDSSYEASTPRCSSEPGSSCRRSSGPTKRSSQAGWTEEEDNLLTEVVKRFKGRNWKRIAGCLNGRTDVQCLHRWQKVLNPELVKGPWTKEEDDLINELVEKYGCKKWSVIAKSLPGRIGKQCRERWHNHLDPTIKRDAWTEQEESVLCHYHQIYGNKWAKIARFLPGRTDNAIKNHWNSTVKKRSNLNLPSRLVLDNQSEGSSDFSTHKKNLEIKKHPAQAHNAETVFLSEQTGVANAADACSTDLRIGYANSPQNVLHKGTTLFGACKSPEQNARDLIKPLGGIQFGKVAILPIGETDKQCQSTLNFTKISYPPLASSLDFPLDPSHNIRWSSSQVEAVCPTSFGRMYESPKRSRYDSVNDPDHDFLSLSLADFTKVSQGNKKNKAYDTQSSLALKQPGRLYYEPPKVKDLMIPLMDENLSRDNLIGQHNGHPLCSTPPSLKLTVSANGSSPESVLRNSAMSYTKTPSIIRKKISRFTESSGHYSSTGTTTPMHFLPSAPDKEDASSLNDRISGYKRSVSGKSLGRRLEYAFDMEWDSSRCCTPVSAAPPCGLTLGANTMLTP